Below is a window of Sylvia atricapilla isolate bSylAtr1 chromosome 2, bSylAtr1.pri, whole genome shotgun sequence DNA.
AGTTTTGGGAAAAGCAGTTACATCTATTGGGTTTCCACTTAGACTTGAGTATTGAATTGCTTGACTGACTGCTCATGTGGGAGCAGTCTCAAGCTGAATAAATCTGAACTCAGCTTAGAAGTTGCATAATTTTTTGGGAAGTGTTATTTGAATGTCACTGCTATAGTTAACAGGCTCCCAGGCTTCCATTTGTGAAGCCTTTGCCATGCTGCATTAACTCCAACTTGCTCGACTtgctctctgcattttttttaaataaccttCAATTATTTTAGTTCACTTTTGATTTGGAGAACTGATTGACCTTTCTGGCTTCTGGCAGGTTTTCTGGGGCCTGGACAAGAAGCTGGCACAGCGCAAGCACTTCCCATCTGTGAACTGGCTGATCAGCTACAGCAAATACACACGAGCCCTGGACGAGTACTATGACAAGCATTTCACAGAATTTGTCCCTCTCAGGACAAAGGCCAAAGAGatcctgcaggaggaagaggaccTTGCAGAGATTGTGCAGCTTGTGGGGAAGGTGAGTGACCAGATGTGGTGTTGTTGAGCCATCCTCCATTTCCTTGTGGTAAGTGCAGGCTTTTGACCATGTCTTAGAGCAAACTCGATGGATACTGCATTGCACACAAAAGATCACTGGGAGATGTCAGACTCTCTCACCTCAAATTGGGTTTTATTCCAACTTTCCTACATGATGTTTGACTTCTCATGACAAATGCTTTTTCAGATCTGCTAAACCTTGGCTTGGTGCTACTTTTCTCATGTAAATGAGATTGTGGGACATCTGCTTGCTTTAAAGTTCACTTGCTTCACTGTTCTAGTATTGCTGAAATGCCCTTTGCTGCAACTTAAAGTACTGTTCCATTGGAAGCAGTCTTTGTAGAGAAATTATGCAAACGCCTATTTGCTGTTGAAGTAATCTGAAGGGTTACAGTTTGTTAGAAACCATGTTgccagctgcaggacagaggtGTTGGCATTTACAAGTTGCCTATAGAAACAAAGTGAAGTatgcttttcaaaaaatttGTGAttatctgttttttctttggaaacCTGTGACATATGGCTCCATTTTGCAGGCattctttaatttccttttttcacttcAATGTTTTGAAGAGAAAGCTAAACTTGGACAGGAAAATTTCCATTGAAAGCTCTCAGAAAGGACCCAGTGAAAACTTTTTCAGCTTAGCACTGTAAATATGATAATTGGCAGGTTCCTGGCATATACTTGACAGTAGTTTAATTCCTTGATGTTCAGATGAGCTATTTTGATATACAGAGCTGCAGTAGTGTGTAGTAACATGTATTAAATACAGTTACTTGAAGGAAGTTTGCTCATGGTGCTCTGTCTCTTTGCTGACATTCTAGTCCAACCAAGACAAGACCTTTCATCAGATTTTGCCCAGTAGAACTCTCTTCTCTTGATGTGtctttgaagaaaaggaaatggggTCATATGATGTTTTGCAGTTGTCTGTTTACCAGACCATCTTCTAAAAGACTGGTTTGCAAAGCAGGGTGGGATTGGCTCCTTGGAGTGGAAGGGATATTGATGAGTCAATACTTGTGACTAAGCATTGTTCTCATGATAGAAGTACTGGaactggtgattttttttctcaggtgTTATCTTTGACAGTTCCTTTCTGACTGGGCTTGGCTAACAACTGCATCAAACCTTTAGAAAGGAGGAACTGTGGAAGTACAGTCAgtgtatgtttttctttttagctctGAATTCTGTTAGTCACCTCATGAAAGAAGGTCCAAACTTCCTGTCTAGAAAGCTACTTAAAGCTCAATCAGGCCCCTTTGGCAAAAGGATGATGAAGGTGGAAAAGAGCTACTTGTGctgccaagagcagcagtgtgcAGCAGGGTTGTGGCTGTCCTGTGGAGTATGACAGGCATTGTCATCAACTCCTTTTCTTGGATCTAGGTGGGAAAAGGACATTGGTAACAGTGCAGACAGTACCAAATCCTTTACTTGCTTCTTGGTCTAGCATGCTGAGATCTAGTCTTTCTTCCATAAGGATTGAGGaaggtaaaaattaatttctctttatgtAGGAAGGGGACATTTCAATGTATCTCATAGCAAAGCCTTGTGCATTTTCAGCATCTGGTGGCTTTTCCATGCTCTTAAACAGTGGGAAGGAAGTTCCCTTTTTCATCAGATAGACTTAAAGCAGACTTACTGTTTGGCCCATCTTAATCTGGCAATCAGTTAAATTGGCTGTTCTATAGCAGGGAGTGAGAAATACCCCGAAGACAGTTCTGCTTGGTGCTGTCTTAGGAGAGTAGGAAGAAGACAGGTACTGAAAGACAGTTGTTCTTGACCAGGATGCACTGTGTCTTCATGGACTTGAGTACTAAACTGTTTACCTTACTTTTCTAGGCTTCCTTGGcagaaacagataaaattacCTTGGAGGTTGCCAAGCTGATAAAAGATGACTTCTTGCAGCAGAATGGTTACACGCCTTATGACAGGTGAGATCTGACTGGCCACTCTGCCCTTTTGGTCCTGTGCAGTCTGGATTAATAGTTATTCTACATGGAAGCTGACCAGTGCAGAAATTAATGTTATTGTCCCTAAAGAAGTGGAAGAACTGTGCTTAGGTAGCCCATTTAACAGTGCATTCACATTGTCTTACCCAAGGCATGCAGACTCCTCCTGGAAACAGAACCCTTTGGGCTTCCCAGGTCTTCCTCTATTGTTCTGTTAGCCAATGTTTCTGCAGTAGCATGTCTAAAGAGACAGGACTGCTTTATTTTCATAGACAACATCCCAAGTCTTCCTGTTTATTCCGTCAATACACAGGGGACTGCAAGAATCTACTTTCAGTTACTATTGCAGAATTCTTGTGTAAGTTTGATCCATCAAAAACACCCTtactctctctttctccctagtgaactctgcttttcttctttccttgctATTCTTGTGTTTTAACAGCCTGACAAGGGGCCTTTTTGTACTTCATCCCActccccagcccaggcagaTGAGGAAGTCTCAAGTActttatcattaaaaatatagaCATCCATCATTTTGTAACAGTGTGTGCCTTTGATCAGGTTACTAGGGCAGCTATGTGTGTATGCTGTAGGAAGCCCAAGAAGTAGCACATAAATAATAATGAGGTGCCTTTTATGGCACACAACTAACCATTAAAAATTGAACTGTATGAAGTGTTCTTGTCATAGAGTAACTCCCTTTCCTGTGAGCAAAGAAACTTACAGAGCTGTCATCCCGGGCTGTTAGGAGGAAACCTGCTCCCTTGATGAACAAAACAGGAAGGAGGAATTCTGTTGGCTGCTCATTGTTTTCCTTCACTTGTTAACATTGGCACAGACTGAAACGTGAGacttgcagagcagcagttccTGTTCACTCCTGTTTTGCCTGAATGTTTGGGTACTGCTTCAGAAACCTCAACTTCAATCAGCTTCAGGATGATTGTCTTGGTCTGCAGTCTGACTTCAAAAATGTGGGACCTGTTTGAGGCAGCCCCTCTCCTTTGGCAGTATACTATAACAATCCCTGGAGTTAAGCAGGCTGGCACTCTTTCTGTCAGGGGAGAATGCTGTTAACTGTTCCAAGATGCCTGACAGGTCCTCTTCTGTTCCATCAGGTTCTGCCCTTTTTATAAAACAGTGGGAATGCTTTCCAACATGATTGCATTTTATGACATGGCACGGCGTGCTGTAGAAACCACAGCTCAGAGTGACAATAAGATCACATGGTCCATCATCCGAGAGAACATGAGTGAAATCCTCTACAGACTTACCTCCATGAAGTTCAAGGTATGTTTGTAAGGAAGGGGGTTTTCCTGCTTCCTGTGAGCTTCCAGGGCCTCTGAAAGACTGACTCAGTGGTGTGACCAAAGACCTTTGATGAAGGTCTGTGAACAGAGACTCTTTGCCATCATTTTGAAGACAGTAAAGAGTTGGTTTGTGAGCACAGGAATGGTCAGTGCAGAAATCCAGTCAGGTGATGCTGACTGCACAGCATCTGTGTgactgccctgcagccctgccttcAGCAGTCTCTTTTGTTACATATAGTCATGGTAACAGTACACACaccttttcctgtttgctttgggAGGTTTATgataaaattctgtaaaaatattataaCATATTCTAACAAGACTATTATCAGAGAGAAGCAGCCTGAAGTTAAACATGGGACACATCATATATTATTAAAGGAGCGTTTCTTTCCTTAACTTCTATTGAAAATAGCTCAGTTAACATTTCTATCATTCAGTTTTTCCTGGATTTAAACTTCAGGCTGCTTATACCTGTCTCTTAATATAAAACAGACTGCTGGaagtggggagaggaagggaggagtaGCTTTAACATATAggcttaaaacaaaacaagtggATTGGAGCACCTGCTCTGGGTTTACTTCACAGTAGCTGTCATTTTAGGGTACAGCTTTACTAAGACTCATCCAGAGCATGCTGGGTTAGCAGTTACTGGTAGGACAGTAGTAACCTATGATACTGACTGATATCCTCTATGAAATATAAAGCTTACTCTGTTAAAACTCATGTAAGTCAGTACTGCAAATCTTCAGAAAACAAGTAGCATTGGATTAAATATGTTTAGAATTTAATGTTCTGCCATGCCAATGTATTCTGTTCCTGCAGGGTACTGGGATGTTTCTGCAGTAAGTGGGTTCCTGGTACATATTCTCAAAGCATCAAGAACATAACAAGATGCCTTTGGGGACATGAGCTTCTTTGAGAACTGGTTAGGTAGAGACAGGATAATTAAAACACTGCCTACAAACCCTGGCCCACCAGCAGGCACCTGCAATATTGCAGAGCAGTGGATGGCATGGCTGAAAAAGAGAATCCAGTGAGTGAATATATGTTAAGTGGAGCTGGACCTCTAATAGttatgaaaggaaaattgtaTTCCCCAGATAGCAGTCTGACAGGTGATAGGATTCAGATATCCTACATCCTGCAGTTTGAGTACTTTGGAAAGACAATGTAAGAAGTGCATCCACACATGTAAGGCCTCTGTGTTTACCAAGAGTTGCACTGACCCAGAGGATCTTAGCATTTAGAGGAGAATGATGAAAACCTTGAACAGATTTCACAGCCTGACAGTTAATGCTTCTTGCAGAGAAAACCTTGCAGCCTTAGAACAAAGCTGACAGTtgcattttttgcctttctttcatGAAAAGTATTCTGAGAAAATGAAGCTGTACCAAgatatttttgagatttttatgaTTACACAATGCATTTAAATTTGAACCAAATAACCTCTGAGTAATGGCAGAGTAACTCTTCCATTACTTAGTGGAGATGCACTGCATTTGGTGTCAAGATAGCAGCTGGTATTAATCACTGCAACTCTTAAACCACAGCATTAACCAAGACCCTCAGTATTTTTGATTGCTTTCCAGATCAGTTGCTTTTCAGTGCAGTAACCACTGctcatgaaaaaagaaatctctttccAGTACTCATTCTGCCTGCTCTACTAATgtgggaagagaaagagatttAAACCCTCTGGCTGTTGGTGAGACAGACAGGATGCAAAGACAGAGCTACAatgcctgctctgcagctggcaaGTGTTAATCCTCAGGTCAGGAGGTTACGGCAGTGGCAAACCAGGGCTGACTTATGTACCATGGGCTTTTCCTGATGGATCTGTTTACTTGCTGTGTTCTTTCAGGACCCAGTCAAAGATGGGGAAACAAAAATCAAGGCGGACTATGCTCAGCTGTTTGAGGATATGCAGAATGCATTTCGCAGTCTGGAAGACTAGATTTGACCTCTGTGACCACTCCAGTTTGTCCTCTCAGTTCCTCatctcagctcctctgcttccctACCTTACAAGAATGATGCAACAGTACTTGAGTTGATAAATAACCGTATGTTTCCCCTGTTCATACTCAGAGAGTGTCTTTACAAAAAACATTCCTCTTAGTTTGTATTTGGCATTGCTTTGTGGGTCTGAAGTGGTGAGTGATGTGTGAATGGGCCTGGCTGAGTGAGGAAATGCTGTTGTACACTTCTAGGGTGGGAAAAATTTTAcctttcctctcccagctctcctggtaACCAGTCTTTCACCTCGGGATGTAACCAGTTGAGCTGCACTGGCAGAGGAGGTGTAGGTCTTCATGCAGTCATGCGGTACATTGCGAACTTGCAGTGGGAAGGGCATTTACACCTGGCACTTTGCTAAGTGACTATCAGACATAGAACTCCCTGTTCTCAAACAGAATTTTTGACCATATTCTGATGACATGTTGATACAACCAAAAATTCTTCACTACTCTGTCATTCCTGAGTCTCTCAGCTGAGTCTTTTGGTATTGAAATGTGGTAGTTCTGGTCCTCTCCAAGCTGGGACTAACTAGAAGATAAGCATATACAAGCGACTGGTATAATTTTGTACACTGGAGAAACACAATTTTATCTTCCTGTTTAATACAGATAGGACTGTTGGACTCAGCATCAGCTAAAATCAAAGCCATAGGTGCTCAGCTTCCAGCAGAATTTTACCTTCTTGGCTCCTATTCGTCCCATAAAATTTCCTGACACTCAGCTGCTTTACTTTGCGAAGCTTGTGACTGCTGCCATGTACTGCAGGGCATGGTTGGCAAGGTACAGTGATGCCACATGTGCTGACCACAGCGTGGTCCTTCCTTGGTGGTGCTCTGCCAGTGCAGTTGCCCCCAGTGCAATGCCCAGGTTATgccaaggaaaggaaagcacgTGCTTAGCCTCCTTCCTCCACCTGTGCTCACGTGGCCTGTTGGGTGGTGGCACAGAAGGTCCCCAGTTCCTGTCTAAGAGGAATGTATGatgctcagctgggagcaggggatgaaTGGGGGAAGGCAGATGAGTACAAAATGTATTTACCCCTGCTTTGTTGATTACGATGCAAGAGAAACCAGTGGCTCTGGCAttttgctctgtgctctggaAGCACTCTTGTCAAGCAGCTGAAACTGCTgtctcttgggtttttttattggtAAAACTAGACTGAGATGAGGAATGAGCAGAATGCAGCCTTTCTGTCAAAATCCCTGAGACCAGCACTCATCCCATTGCTCCAGAGTGCAAGAGAGAGAGATGCTGGCATCCTCTCCAGTCTCTCCCTCTTGATTGTGACAGGTGGCatcctgtgcccagctgggttCCAGCTGCCTTCTCCTGCTTTATTAGTCCTGAGACAGCACCTGTTGTTGGTGACACCGTGCCTACGTGAGCGTTAATTCTGCACTGAAGTATTTCCACCGGCGCCAGCTTTGAACAGTAGTGATGCAAAGGGATCTTGTGCTACGGACCAAATGCTGCCACTTCCATTATGGTATCAACCCACTGTTTGTCAGGGGAGAGCCCAGCTGAAACTTAGAGGGATTGACTATTTTTGGTTCTCCCGAAAAGAGAAACTGCTCCTCCAGCTGATATTCTGGTAGTGAACGCTTAAGTTTACAGCTCACTAAACTTTTGGTGTATGCTGCTTATTTTATCAACGAGCATGTGTGAATGAGTAGTCACCATCCAAGCCCTTGCTGGGCTCATCATTTGTACCCTTCACCACTGTACAATGTAGCATTTCATGCTAGAAACCAGATGTTCTTATCTCTTTAAATAGAGGATGTTATAAACTTTACAGAAGATGTCTAAGATAATGCAGTTCTAATATTTATTGTGCTGTACCTGGCCCTGAAGTGTGACCAGTTCAAAgtttcatatatatttttgtcctttttgttttgtgtctgttttcagtGTTGAGATTCTGATGTTCACTGTGTCCTGCAAGTCTTCCTTCCACAGCTGTGGGAGGAATTACAACATGGGCAGAACCCCACCACCTACTTTATCTTGTATATTTCATAATGTATGTTGCTGGAAATTGtgtaaaaaaagataaattaaaaaaattgttcgagtcaatgaaaataaaattgatttaaattaaattttatccGTCCTATTTTCTTATGTCAAACCAAACCTATGCCACCAGCCCATCACAAAAGGTCAcaacttgctttaaaaaaattgcttcttcactttagcaatttttttaaaactgtaagcAGTACTTTGGCTGGGCTCTACTTCAGTTCTCCTATTCCATTACAGCTTGCACAGTCTCCTCACACATTATGTGAAAGAGTTCCAAAGTACTAAATAGTCTTAGGGCAGGTATTTTTAGGATTACTTTTAATACAATAAAAGTGGAACTGTACGTTTGCCTCTCACTACCATGCATGCAAAACAACTGTACTTGTACCATTTTAGGGCACTTGGCACTTTGGACTAGAagctgagcagcactgctggccaCAGCAACTCCTTTTGAATAGAGTTGAGACCTTCTGTAAACAGCAACACATAAGAATACACCAAAAACATCATGTTTGGCCCATCTTGTAGATTTGACCACTCTGTAACACCTCTTTGAAGAAAGTGTTCTGATATTTCATAGAATATATAAAGAGATACAGCAAGCTGAAGATGTTCAAATAATTCCACCACCTCACAAAGGTCATAAGCTCCTTTCCATGGTCTAGTAGTTCTCGGTAGATGTTAAGAAATCCATCAAGTGAAGCGATGAGTTCAGGTTTTGGCAGTTTGGGAGTTCCCAATTGGCAGTGTCCTCACTTCATCCACTCGACTTTTGTGGAGCTGGAAGGCCGGCGTCACCCAGCGGCCACAGGAGCACTGGTCCCCCCTCCAGCTGAAGGAGCCCAGCTTTGATGTGCATTTGGGACACAGAAGCTGCAAGAAAAGCCCAGGACTCAGTCTAAGACACGTGTTCATGTGGATCTAGttaaaaacaggcaaaaaagcTAAACTGGAAGGGCTCTTTAGCCCTGGGCTGtagcaggcagctgtgctggctgaaaGGAGTGTGTGAAAAtgcagctgccaggacctgGTGGGATTCCAAGACAGTTTTACCAGGGCTCAAAAGACTCGGTCAGCCTGAGACCACAACAGGCTTCTGAAGTCCCACAAATCTTTCTAGTAAtagaaacaaacagcaaataaaCCGTGTCCAACATTCTGGCTGCCACTGTCAGCTAAagcacagcaccagctccttTACTTGTGAAAGACTATTTTACATTTAAGAATCTGCCCACAGCTGCAAAATTCATGCCAGAAAGGTTGGGAGTACCTTGCATGAGGGTTTTTCCCTTCAGGAAAGAAACACAGTTCTGCctttgccaaaaaaacccccaaaacaccaaaccaaaaattcCAAGAATAAAGCTTCACCTGTCCTTCCATTACTCCAAGCAATGCTGGCTCCATCCACTGCACGGGCTCGATGAAGTAGGAGGTGCACTTTTCCTGGCCATTCCCAGAGAGCCGTGCACAGTCTGTTATCCTCTTGTGGGCAAAGGCTGTCGGGCCCATTCCTTCCGTGTGGGACAAAATGCTGGAGCTACGGAACAGAGCACGTCTGCCCCCCGGGacatggggaaaaagaagaaaaactttttaaCTGGGCATACCTACAGACAACAGAAAATTGGGGTCTCCTGACTCTAAATAAAGGAAAGTACAAATGCTACATTTTTTAATTAGTCTAGAAGGTTCACAAGAAGGTTCACAAGCACCActccagggaaggaaaaggggtttttttgggttttgtgtgggttttgtttggttgtttttgtttggttgtttggtttgttgttgggttttcttgCAAACACAGTGTGGAAACTTAGGCAACAGCTCATCCCTCACCTGATCAGTGACAAGCCCATTGATTTACACTGGATATTATTCTCTTGAGTGGATTTCACAATGATGTTTTAAGGAGAAACatgaagtattttataaatatgtaaaaatacatatttttaatatatataaagtacCTGCATTTCCTGCATCTGTAGAGAACCTCTGTGTTCACAGTTTGACATACAGTGGTAGGATCAACTGCAAAAACTTCTCGGGGCAAGTCTTGAGGTTCTGCAGAGGGTCAGGACCATGTTGTGAATCAGACCAGCTCAGCCACACTGCATTCCTGGGAATGAGACAGGACTGCGCCTCTGCCCCAGCcactgcctgcaggagccaccttctttcctttcatttgttcTCTCACCAATTCCAACAGATTAAGCTAAAAACAAAAGAGCCTCATCCTGCCATGCTTAAGACTGGGATTTGCTTCATGCAAGGAACTGGGATCTAGACTATGCCCTCAACCATGGTAAAATGGTATTTTGCTTTATGTTCCTACTTCAACAGAAAGTAAACGCAGAGGAGGTTTCTGAGTAGTTCTGCCAATGTTTTAGTGCCCAAAATACAGAAAGTCAGCCTGCAAAAGGGAACTGCTAAGGACAATGACACATAAAGGGCAACAGCACTGTCACGCTGACTACGCAACACTGGGATCTTGCAAGAAAAGCTACagattattaatttattataaaattacaCTGATGCACATATATCTTTTGTGAATTAAAGTACAAAAGTTTACTTCATTACCTGAATTTCAACTTTGTCTAAGTTttgcatgttatttttttcatcacaCTGACATATTTTCTCAGGATGCTGTTTGCTTTGCCAGGGATGTAAAAATCACAAGAAGTATCAAATTGACCTTTACCATTTTTTGCACTCTGCTAAAGAGCGCAGCTCCTTACAGATCTTATTTACCACGCATCTCTCAAAGGCACATTTTTGCCCCCACTGATGAACTGGGATTCTCCAGGGCTGGCATAACGCGAATGCTTGCCCTGGCCAAGCCCAGGCTCGGCTGCTTTGAGGGCAATACTCGTGGTCAGCCCCCTGTGCTCATTCCGGGACAGCCCGTTCTCCTCCCTGGGAGACTGCCCCGCGCCTCGCTCCGCGAACCCGCGATGCTCCCACTCACCGGAGAACCTCTCGCTGAGCATCTCCAGCCGGTACCGCTTGTAGAGGACGCTGCTGGTATCCACGGCGCAGCCCATCGCCTCGTAGAGCTTCAGCTGCCGCTGGAAGCCCGAGTTTACCCTGCGGCGGGGACGAGAG
It encodes the following:
- the DUSP12 gene encoding dual specificity protein phosphatase 12; this encodes MAAPAGMVPVLAGLYVGGAESCSSPEALSAAGVVAVLTVDAEEPPAVPGVRAMHVRALDEPGADLLSRLDECAAFLGAARAGGGAALVRCHAGVSRSVAVVAAYLMKTQGLGWEEALAAVRAAKPDAQVNSGFQRQLKLYEAMGCAVDTSSVLYKRYRLEMLSERFSEPQDLPREVFAVDPTTVCQTVNTEVLYRCRKCRRALFRSSSILSHTEGMGPTAFAHKRITDCARLSGNGQEKCTSYFIEPVQWMEPALLGVMEGQLLCPKCTSKLGSFSWRGDQCSCGRWVTPAFQLHKSRVDEVRTLPIGNSQTAKT